The proteins below are encoded in one region of Hordeum vulgare subsp. vulgare chromosome 3H, MorexV3_pseudomolecules_assembly, whole genome shotgun sequence:
- the LOC123440490 gene encoding transcription factor DIVARICATA-like, which produces MDFYYQQAAPTTARRPWAKEEDKTFEAALVAFPDHAPDRWERVAARLPGRTPQEAWEHYQALVADVDLIERGAVDTPDCWDDDDGCTAVAAPGRRAGKPRREERRRGIPWSEEEHKLFLDGLDKYGRGDWRNISRFAVRSRTPTQVASHAQKYFIRQASAATRDSKRKSIHDITTP; this is translated from the exons ATGGATTTCTACTACCAGCAGGCCGcgccgacgacggcgaggaggccgtgggccaaggaggaggacaagacGTTCGAGGCCGCGCTGGTGGCGTTCCCGGACCACGCGCCCGACCGGTGGGAGCGCGTCGCGGCGCGGCTCCCGGGCCGCACCCCGCAGGaggcctgggagcactaccaggcgctCGTGGCCGACGTCGACCTCATCGAGCGCGGCGCGGTGGACACGCCCGACTGctgggacgacgacgacggctgCACAGCCGTGGCCGCACCCGGCCGCCGCGCCGGCAAGCCCCGCCGCGAGGAGCGCCGCCGCGGCATACCCTGGTCCGAGGAAGAGCACAA GCTGTTCCTTGACGGGCTGGACAAGTACGGGCGGGGCGACTGGAGGAACATCTCGAGGTTCGCGGTTCGGAGCCGGACGCCGACGCAGGTGGCCAGCCACGCGCAGAAGTACTTCATCCGCCAGGCCAGCGCCGCCACGCGCGACTCCAAGCGCAAGAGCATCCACGACATCACCACCCCTTAG
- the LOC123444821 gene encoding uncharacterized protein LOC123444821 yields the protein MEGAPRASTRRRRLVERGSDRLAFITGQTRDLPPDPFPDSPLSSTASAQQFGGGFGTKSSQYQPTGEPRLQAKHKSHSSEGDLLQMFKASSAVPEIQPVYEPPLLRSRDDETLNKRTYDYAAASVQPKREMETRPRSVPPREIETRPRSVPPAQPNQTDDSSWSLETLKQLVDFTPQEITQAISATEFSRCMASILIAFMVVLSNWGLDVGGTISRVLVCTRPLLFLIITNVTIVMSLLMENRDPNARGRQAGISLGSDGLGLMLELGLLAQKASEAMLMDFSICAVIMICFL from the exons ATGGAGGGCGCCCCGAGGGCAAGCACGCGGCGCCGCCGGCTGGTCGAGAGGGGATCAGATCGCCTCGCCTTCATCACCGGCCAGACGCGCGACCTCCCCCCCGACCCCTTCCCAG ACTCACCGCTTAGTTCCACTGCTTCAGCTCAGCAATTTGGAGGTGGCTTTGGTACTAAGTCCAGCCAATACCAGCCAACTGGTGAGCCCCGTCTACAAGCCAAGCATAAAAGCCACAGTAGCGAAGGCGACCTACTCCAAATGTTCAAGGCAAGCAGTGCAGTTCCTGAAATCCAACCAGTATATGAGCCGCCGTTGCTGCGGAGCCGTGATGATGAAACGCTCAACAAGAGGACCTATGATTATGCAGCAGCAAGTGTGCAGCCTAAGAGGGAGATGGAAACGAGACCCAGATCTGTGCCTCCGAGGGAGATAGAAACGAGACCCAGATCTGTGCCTCCAGCCCAGCCTAACCAAACAGACGACTCATCATGGTCTCTGGAAACTCTGAAGCAACTCGTGGATTTCACGCCGCAGGAGATTACCCAAGCTATCTCAGCCACAGAGTTCAGCCGCTGCATGGCATCCATTCTCATtgccttcatggtggttctttcGAACTGGGGGCTGGATGTTGGTGGCACCATCTCCAGAGTACTGGTTTGTACGAGGCCGCTCCTGTTCCTCATCATAACGAATGTAACCATCGTCATGTCGTTGCTGATGGAGAACAGGGACCCCAATGCGAGGGGCAGACAGGCTGGCATCAGCCTTGGCTCTGATGGCTTAGGGCTAATGCTGGAGCTCGGGCTTCTGGCACAGAAGGCGTCTGAGGCTATGCTGATGGACTTCAGCATTTGCGCTGTCATCATGATTTGTTTTCTTTGA